The proteins below are encoded in one region of Microbispora sp. NBC_01189:
- a CDS encoding ATP-binding cassette domain-containing protein yields the protein MSITEFRPSGGGPAPAGDTDLAVRVRGLVKTFGEQRAVDGIDLDVRSGEIFGVLGPNGAGKTTTLRMLATLLKIDEGRAEIFGVDVAGNPHVIRQLVGVTGQYASVDENLTARENLWLFSRLQGVAGPRARSISTELLGQFGLEDAADKPISQFSGGMRRRLDLAASLITRPPLIFLDEPTTGLDPRTRGQMWDTIRGLVADGCTVLLTTQYLDEADQLADRVAVIDHGRKVAEGTPDELKTAVGDSTLQLLLADPGEVPTAVEVVRRVLGSEPVLSPEKGRLNVPLDQADLAADVLIALRSAGVSITSVSVDKPSLDEVFLALTGHGTDGDDENGTKENR from the coding sequence ATGAGCATTACAGAATTCCGGCCTTCCGGGGGCGGCCCGGCCCCGGCCGGGGACACCGATCTGGCCGTACGGGTGCGAGGGCTCGTGAAGACGTTCGGCGAGCAGCGCGCCGTCGACGGCATCGACCTCGACGTGCGTTCGGGCGAGATCTTCGGCGTCCTCGGCCCGAACGGCGCCGGGAAGACCACGACACTGCGCATGCTGGCCACCCTGCTGAAGATCGACGAGGGTCGCGCCGAGATCTTCGGGGTCGACGTGGCCGGCAACCCGCACGTGATCCGGCAGCTGGTCGGCGTCACCGGACAGTACGCGTCGGTCGACGAGAACCTGACCGCCCGCGAGAACCTCTGGCTCTTCAGCCGCCTGCAGGGCGTCGCCGGGCCGCGTGCCCGGAGCATCTCCACCGAGCTGCTGGGCCAGTTCGGCCTGGAGGACGCCGCCGACAAACCGATCTCGCAGTTCTCCGGCGGCATGCGCCGGCGTCTCGACCTGGCGGCCAGCCTGATCACCAGGCCACCGCTGATCTTCCTCGACGAGCCGACCACCGGTCTCGACCCGCGTACGCGCGGCCAGATGTGGGACACCATCCGCGGTCTGGTCGCGGACGGCTGCACCGTGCTGCTGACCACGCAGTATCTGGACGAGGCCGACCAGCTCGCCGACCGCGTCGCCGTCATCGACCACGGCCGCAAGGTCGCCGAGGGCACCCCTGACGAACTGAAGACCGCCGTCGGCGACTCCACCCTCCAGTTGCTGCTCGCCGATCCGGGCGAGGTGCCCACGGCCGTGGAGGTCGTACGGCGCGTCCTCGGCTCCGAGCCGGTCCTCAGCCCGGAGAAGGGACGTCTCAACGTTCCCCTCGACCAGGCCGACCTCGCCGCGGACGTGCTGATCGCGCTGCGCTCCGCCGGGGTGTCGATCACTTCGGTGAGCGTGGACAAGCCCAGCCTGGACGAGGTGTTCCTGGCCCTCACCGGCCACGGGACGGACGGGGACGACGAGAACGGCACGAAGGAGAACCGATGA
- a CDS encoding hemerythrin domain-containing protein: protein MITQEDLAGFLLMHAGFRAEFGRLAEACRDPRDGEHRELLEEQLTLLLEMLHAHHTHEDVTLWPKLAGRDPEAGAALAELEAEHAVLDPLLAAAADRAVPIPERVPVLRRLHELVGEHLDHEERTAVPLMLRHLTADDIEADKRQAMADFGRRRVPVIFGWLASSADAGLLATAFADLPGPARLMFRLFWWPAYRRRFTRLYGTAVALPAVLPAVLEA, encoded by the coding sequence ATGATCACACAAGAGGACCTGGCCGGTTTCCTGCTGATGCACGCCGGGTTCCGCGCGGAGTTCGGCCGCCTCGCCGAGGCGTGCCGCGACCCCCGCGACGGCGAGCACCGGGAACTCCTGGAGGAGCAGCTCACGCTCCTGCTGGAGATGCTCCACGCCCACCACACGCACGAGGACGTCACCCTGTGGCCGAAGCTCGCCGGCCGCGACCCCGAAGCGGGGGCCGCGCTGGCCGAGCTGGAGGCCGAGCACGCCGTGCTCGACCCGCTCCTGGCGGCCGCCGCCGACCGCGCGGTCCCGATTCCGGAGCGCGTGCCCGTCCTGCGGCGGCTGCACGAGCTGGTCGGCGAGCACCTCGACCACGAGGAGCGGACGGCCGTGCCGCTGATGCTCCGGCACCTCACCGCCGACGACATCGAGGCGGACAAGCGCCAGGCGATGGCCGACTTCGGCCGCCGCCGGGTGCCCGTCATCTTCGGCTGGCTCGCCTCCAGCGCGGACGCCGGTCTGCTCGCGACCGCGTTCGCGGACCTGCCCGGGCCTGCCCGGCTGATGTTCCGCCTGTTCTGGTGGCCCGCCTACCGGCGCCGGTTCACCCGGCTGTACGGCACCGCCGTCGCCCTGCCCGCCGTTCTGCCCGCCGTTCTGGAGGCGTGA
- a CDS encoding FAD-dependent oxidoreductase: MGTIDRRGFAKLAGLGAVASVAGPSLGTAPASAALAPYVGERRQTCLRVARDLLLVGEDGTDLKHRYLQVLIDKGLPRARTPKRVLIVGAGISGLVAATLLKQAGHQVTVIEANGNRIGGRIKTFRSGFRDRRQYAEAGAMRIPDFHPLTLALIDKLGITRRPFYNVDVTPGVLPKGPVPPVVYTSRQGQVWRSGPPEGDFTAPPRMNHTFIHVNGVTQRRDEYAADPRRINATFGLRDGRTAARILDEALDPARDYFSVVRGGNRADKPLPELVDGWARLLYDFDGYSMYAYLKEHAKLGDEAIDAIGTLENLTSRLPLSFMHTFLTRSLVNPDVTYWEMTGGSGSLPYALEPGLRDEIRMDRRAMRIDTSGRGVRVSTVSEAGSTEDEFTRQGRRETFEGDVAIITVPFSALRHVEIAPALSYAKRRSIMELHYDSATKVLLEFGRRWWEFTEEDWKRELGGRYRPGPVTHVTGGGSVCDNANRFMYFPSHPVPGSEGGVVLASYSWADDATRWDSMADEERYGYALRGLQEVHGDRIAEFYTGHGQTQSWMRNRYAFGEAAVFTPGQMTEIHPAIAVPEGPLHFAGEHTSLKHSWIEGALESAVRVALEVNA; encoded by the coding sequence GTGGGCACAATCGACCGGCGAGGATTCGCCAAGCTGGCCGGGCTGGGGGCGGTGGCGTCCGTCGCCGGCCCGTCCCTGGGCACGGCGCCCGCCTCGGCGGCACTCGCGCCGTACGTGGGAGAGCGCCGGCAGACCTGTCTTCGGGTGGCGCGCGATCTCCTGCTCGTCGGGGAGGACGGCACCGACCTCAAGCACCGGTACCTTCAGGTGCTGATCGACAAGGGTCTCCCCCGGGCCCGTACGCCCAAGAGGGTTCTGATCGTGGGAGCCGGCATCTCCGGGCTCGTGGCCGCCACGCTGCTCAAGCAGGCGGGGCACCAGGTCACCGTCATCGAGGCCAACGGCAACCGGATCGGCGGCCGGATCAAGACCTTCCGCTCAGGGTTCCGCGACCGGCGCCAGTACGCCGAGGCGGGGGCGATGCGCATCCCCGACTTCCATCCGCTGACGCTGGCGCTGATCGACAAGCTGGGGATCACCCGCCGTCCCTTCTACAACGTAGACGTGACGCCCGGCGTCCTGCCCAAGGGACCGGTGCCGCCGGTCGTCTACACCTCGCGGCAGGGACAGGTGTGGCGCTCCGGCCCGCCGGAGGGCGACTTCACCGCCCCGCCGCGGATGAACCACACGTTCATCCACGTGAACGGCGTCACCCAGCGGCGGGACGAGTACGCCGCGGACCCGCGCAGGATCAACGCCACGTTCGGGCTCAGGGACGGCCGGACCGCGGCCCGGATCCTCGACGAGGCGCTCGACCCGGCGCGGGACTACTTCTCCGTGGTCCGGGGCGGCAACCGGGCCGACAAGCCGCTGCCGGAGCTGGTCGACGGCTGGGCCCGGCTGCTGTACGACTTCGACGGCTACTCGATGTACGCCTACCTGAAGGAGCACGCGAAGCTGGGCGACGAGGCGATCGACGCCATCGGCACGCTGGAGAACCTCACCTCCCGCCTGCCGCTGTCGTTCATGCACACGTTCCTCACCCGCAGCCTCGTCAACCCCGACGTGACCTACTGGGAGATGACCGGCGGCAGCGGATCGCTGCCGTACGCGCTGGAGCCCGGGCTGCGCGACGAGATCCGCATGGACCGCAGGGCCATGCGGATCGACACCTCCGGCCGGGGCGTGCGCGTCTCGACCGTCAGCGAGGCGGGCAGCACGGAGGACGAGTTCACCCGGCAGGGGCGGCGCGAGACGTTCGAGGGCGACGTCGCGATCATCACGGTGCCGTTCTCCGCGTTACGCCACGTCGAGATCGCGCCCGCCCTGTCCTACGCCAAGCGCCGCTCGATCATGGAGTTGCACTACGACTCCGCGACGAAGGTGCTGCTGGAGTTCGGCAGGCGCTGGTGGGAGTTCACCGAGGAGGACTGGAAGCGCGAACTCGGCGGCCGTTACCGCCCCGGGCCGGTGACGCATGTGACGGGCGGCGGGTCGGTCTGCGACAACGCCAACCGGTTCATGTACTTCCCCTCGCATCCGGTGCCCGGGAGCGAGGGCGGGGTCGTGCTGGCCAGCTACTCGTGGGCCGACGACGCGACCCGCTGGGACTCCATGGCCGACGAGGAGCGGTACGGCTACGCGCTGCGCGGGCTGCAGGAGGTGCACGGCGACCGGATCGCGGAGTTCTACACCGGCCACGGCCAGACCCAGAGCTGGATGCGCAACCGCTACGCCTTCGGCGAGGCCGCGGTCTTCACCCCCGGCCAGATGACCGAGATCCACCCCGCCATCGCCGTCCCCGAAGGCCCGCTGCACTTCGCCGGGGAGCACACCTCGCTCAAGCACTCCTGGATCGAGGGCGCCCTGGAGTCGGCCGTACGCGTGGCCCTGGAGGTCAACGCCTGA
- a CDS encoding BTAD domain-containing putative transcriptional regulator yields the protein MRLNVLGPMELVVAGQAVPVGPPKQRALLALLVMHADRVLPADVLADRLWSGSPPASAQGSLQVYISDLRRRLEPGRKARTPSAVLVSAADGYGLMTGGLDLDTRDFDALVSTGSGHLGEGRNEEAAAVLIEALGLWRGDAYADVRTEEWARPEIARLEQLRLDAVEGLAESLLDLGRHTDVVARLEPFVHDHPLRERAWEMLVLAHYRSGRQAAALECLRRVREVLAGELGIDPGPRLRELETAVLRQDAALTPARRTAPPPTQRPAQRPAPGRHTDDGPFVGRESALEFLAGAAEAAIAGRRIVLLDGEPGVGKTSLLRRFRATAGVPVGWGSSPDHETAPALWPWEQVLRDLADATPGAVLPEEVRTFLSGGVEAIPAYDAQGARLRFFEAVGAFLADLGAVAVVLEDIHAADDATLRLLVHVASTARPGLLVVASFRRHEASALTATLSALSRLGARRLELDGLATEEVRALVRELSGRDPGSRRAGELRGRTAGNPFFLTELARAGEELPQGVLDVVLHRVAGLGEEAAGLLELAAVAGDEFDAAVMAEVAGRGLGDLVPSLDAALAAGLIRESGARLGGYAFAHALVTDALLSRRSRLWQAGVHARLAGVLTRAYGDRDDQAATIARHWLAAAELGPEPARMATSYAARTARVAMRRHALDDAATSWQEALAVSELAGAGADERFELAVGLAESRYAAGRFDEGYEAIEQALALAGDDLDRAVRAADIAMGHGVWVPFNQGFDPVALRAAMDRAVRELPPAAPARASAQAVRAVVLAQTGREAEVEQVSAQAVAAAERLDEPEALRRALHLRLIALLGQDFTGQRAATARRLLAEPHLPSHLRVIAQLQVATELVGRGRVADARALLAETGASLREPHNPTLALQVAVTRVGLDLFQGVPDAFRHLEPLRATLSFSDLAYFEASMVVLRMEALFPVDDLADEAGRLEDAFRRTGHPGVAYAAAYALSGLGEPERDRARRLLHGTPMPPRDYSWSLAAMLRLHTAIRLGEQEVLREVCALLRPFSGLLLVVGTCTTVPGAYDGHLGEALLALGDRAAARERLRDAVRLLEQAGAGYWLSRARLALDKCS from the coding sequence GTGCGGCTGAACGTCCTCGGTCCCATGGAACTCGTCGTGGCCGGGCAGGCCGTACCGGTGGGGCCGCCCAAGCAGCGGGCGCTGCTGGCCCTCCTCGTGATGCACGCCGACCGGGTGCTCCCGGCCGACGTGCTGGCCGACCGGCTGTGGTCCGGCAGCCCGCCCGCCAGCGCCCAGGGCAGCCTCCAGGTGTACATCTCCGACCTGCGCCGCCGTCTGGAGCCCGGCCGGAAGGCGAGGACGCCGTCCGCGGTCCTCGTGAGCGCCGCGGACGGGTACGGCCTGATGACCGGCGGGCTCGACCTCGACACGCGGGACTTCGACGCGCTCGTGTCCACGGGCTCGGGCCACCTCGGCGAGGGGCGGAACGAGGAGGCGGCCGCCGTCCTCATCGAGGCGCTCGGCCTTTGGCGGGGAGACGCGTACGCCGACGTGCGCACCGAGGAGTGGGCGCGGCCGGAGATCGCCCGGCTGGAGCAGCTCAGGCTCGACGCGGTCGAGGGGCTGGCGGAGTCCCTGCTCGACCTGGGCCGCCACACCGACGTCGTCGCACGGCTGGAACCGTTCGTCCACGACCACCCGCTGCGGGAGCGGGCGTGGGAGATGCTGGTGCTGGCCCACTACCGGTCGGGCCGTCAGGCGGCGGCGCTGGAGTGCCTGCGCAGGGTGCGCGAGGTGCTCGCCGGCGAGCTGGGCATCGACCCCGGGCCGCGGCTGCGCGAACTGGAGACCGCCGTCCTGCGCCAGGACGCCGCGCTGACTCCGGCGCGGAGGACTGCCCCGCCCCCGACGCAGCGACCTGCGCAGCGGCCCGCGCCCGGCCGGCACACGGATGACGGGCCGTTCGTCGGCCGCGAGAGCGCGCTGGAGTTCCTGGCCGGCGCGGCGGAGGCGGCGATCGCGGGCCGGCGGATCGTGCTCCTGGACGGCGAACCGGGGGTCGGGAAGACGAGTCTGCTCAGGAGGTTCCGCGCGACGGCCGGCGTCCCCGTGGGGTGGGGGTCGAGCCCCGACCACGAGACGGCGCCCGCCCTGTGGCCGTGGGAGCAGGTGCTGCGCGATCTCGCGGACGCCACACCCGGGGCCGTGCTGCCCGAGGAGGTCCGTACGTTCCTGTCGGGCGGGGTGGAGGCGATCCCGGCGTACGACGCGCAGGGGGCACGGCTGCGCTTCTTCGAGGCGGTCGGCGCGTTCCTGGCCGATCTCGGCGCGGTGGCCGTCGTCCTCGAGGACATCCACGCGGCCGACGACGCGACGCTGCGCCTGCTGGTCCATGTGGCCTCCACCGCGCGGCCGGGCCTGCTGGTCGTGGCGAGCTTCCGGCGGCACGAGGCGTCGGCGCTGACCGCCACGCTCTCGGCGCTGTCCCGGCTCGGCGCCCGCAGGCTGGAACTCGACGGTCTCGCGACGGAGGAGGTGCGCGCGCTCGTACGGGAGCTGTCCGGCCGCGACCCCGGCAGCCGCAGGGCCGGGGAACTGCGCGGACGCACCGCCGGGAACCCGTTCTTCCTCACCGAGCTGGCCCGGGCGGGCGAGGAGCTGCCGCAGGGCGTGCTCGACGTCGTGCTGCACCGGGTGGCCGGGCTGGGAGAGGAGGCGGCCGGCCTGCTGGAGCTGGCCGCGGTGGCCGGCGACGAGTTCGACGCGGCGGTCATGGCCGAGGTCGCCGGGCGCGGCCTGGGCGACCTGGTGCCCTCGCTGGACGCCGCGCTGGCGGCGGGCCTGATCCGGGAGTCGGGCGCCCGGCTGGGCGGGTACGCGTTCGCGCACGCCCTGGTGACCGACGCGCTGCTGTCGCGCCGCTCCCGCCTGTGGCAGGCGGGGGTGCACGCGCGGCTGGCGGGCGTGCTCACCCGCGCGTACGGGGACCGGGACGACCAGGCCGCGACCATCGCGCGGCACTGGCTGGCGGCGGCGGAGCTCGGGCCCGAGCCGGCCCGCATGGCGACGAGCTACGCCGCCCGCACGGCGCGGGTGGCCATGCGCAGGCACGCCCTCGACGACGCGGCCACCTCCTGGCAGGAGGCGCTCGCGGTGTCCGAGCTCGCCGGGGCGGGCGCGGACGAGCGGTTCGAGCTCGCCGTGGGCCTGGCCGAGAGCCGCTACGCCGCCGGGCGGTTCGACGAGGGCTACGAGGCGATCGAGCAGGCGCTGGCGCTCGCCGGCGACGATCTGGACCGGGCGGTGCGGGCCGCCGACATCGCCATGGGCCACGGTGTCTGGGTGCCGTTCAACCAGGGCTTCGATCCGGTCGCCCTACGAGCGGCGATGGACCGCGCGGTCCGGGAGCTGCCTCCGGCCGCGCCTGCCCGGGCCTCGGCGCAGGCCGTACGGGCCGTGGTGCTCGCCCAGACCGGTCGTGAGGCCGAGGTCGAGCAAGTCTCGGCGCAGGCCGTGGCGGCGGCCGAACGCCTGGACGAGCCGGAAGCGCTCCGGCGCGCGCTCCACCTGCGGTTGATCGCGCTGCTGGGGCAGGACTTCACGGGGCAGCGGGCGGCGACCGCGCGGCGCCTGCTGGCGGAGCCGCACCTGCCGTCCCACCTGAGGGTCATCGCGCAGCTCCAGGTCGCCACCGAGCTGGTGGGGCGCGGCCGGGTCGCGGACGCCCGCGCGCTGCTGGCCGAGACCGGCGCGTCGCTGCGTGAGCCGCACAACCCGACGCTGGCGCTCCAGGTGGCGGTCACGCGGGTGGGGCTCGACCTCTTCCAGGGGGTGCCGGACGCGTTCCGCCACCTGGAGCCGCTCAGAGCGACGTTGTCGTTCTCCGACCTCGCCTATTTCGAGGCGAGCATGGTCGTCCTGCGGATGGAGGCGCTCTTTCCCGTGGACGACCTCGCCGACGAGGCCGGCCGGTTGGAGGACGCATTCCGCCGCACCGGTCACCCCGGAGTCGCGTACGCCGCGGCGTACGCGCTGAGCGGGCTGGGTGAGCCGGAGCGCGACCGCGCCCGGCGGCTGCTGCACGGGACCCCCATGCCACCGCGTGACTACAGCTGGTCGCTCGCCGCGATGCTCCGGCTTCACACGGCGATCCGGCTGGGCGAGCAGGAGGTTCTCCGGGAGGTCTGCGCCCTGCTGCGCCCCTTCTCCGGCCTGCTGCTCGTGGTCGGCACCTGCACCACGGTCCCCGGAGCGTACGACGGCCATCTGGGCGAGGCGCTGCTGGCGCTCGGCGACCGGGCGGCGGCGCGCGAGCGGCTGCGGGACGCGGTGCGCCTCCTCGAACAGGCGGGGGCCGGCTACTGGCTGTCAAGGGCCCGACTAGCCCTCGACAAGTGCTCATAA
- a CDS encoding nitroreductase/quinone reductase family protein: MSFNQSVIDEFRANSGRVGGPFEGGDLLLLTTVGARSGKEHTVPLGYVRDGDLLLVVASAGGAPRHPAWYHNLLARPAVRVEVGEEVFDAIAVPAEGAARDRLFEHVVRVAPGYGDYQARTARTLPVVVLERPEAPAETPEDVTTMAGKLLEIHAWLRAQLGHVREEAEAHFSARPGRAERGDLRLGLRLRQHCLAFCQGLELHHRGEDAAVFPALADMHPHLRDALDRLGEQHRVIARVQGELVALLDGIGTAEPRRFMAELDRMSAELRAHLDDEEEWLLPVLAAIPFPPVPGAPQSDRPGK; this comes from the coding sequence TTGTCTTTCAACCAGTCCGTCATCGATGAGTTCCGCGCAAACAGTGGCAGGGTCGGCGGCCCTTTCGAGGGCGGCGACCTGCTCCTGCTGACCACCGTCGGTGCCAGGTCGGGCAAGGAGCACACCGTTCCGCTCGGTTACGTCCGCGACGGCGACCTGCTGCTGGTCGTGGCGTCCGCGGGCGGCGCGCCGCGCCATCCCGCCTGGTATCACAACCTGCTCGCGCGTCCGGCCGTACGGGTCGAGGTGGGAGAGGAGGTCTTCGACGCCATCGCGGTGCCGGCCGAGGGCGCGGCGCGTGACCGGTTGTTCGAGCACGTCGTGCGGGTGGCCCCGGGGTACGGCGACTACCAGGCCCGCACGGCCCGCACCCTGCCGGTCGTCGTGCTGGAGCGCCCGGAGGCGCCGGCCGAGACGCCCGAGGACGTCACCACCATGGCGGGCAAGCTGCTGGAGATCCACGCCTGGCTGCGCGCCCAGCTCGGGCACGTACGGGAGGAGGCCGAGGCCCACTTCTCCGCGCGGCCGGGCCGGGCGGAGCGCGGCGATCTCAGGCTCGGGTTGCGGCTCCGGCAGCACTGCCTGGCATTCTGCCAGGGCCTGGAGCTCCATCATCGGGGCGAGGACGCCGCGGTCTTCCCGGCACTCGCGGACATGCACCCGCACCTGCGCGACGCCCTCGACCGCCTCGGCGAGCAGCACCGGGTGATCGCACGCGTCCAGGGTGAACTGGTCGCCCTGCTCGACGGGATCGGCACGGCCGAGCCCCGGCGTTTCATGGCGGAACTCGACCGCATGTCGGCGGAGCTGCGGGCGCATCTCGACGACGAGGAGGAGTGGCTCCTCCCGGTCCTGGCGGCGATTCCGTTCCCGCCGGTGCCCGGTGCACCCCAGTCCGATCGGCCGGGAAAGTGA
- a CDS encoding ABC transporter permease produces MSTVIAPTREAVGIADRVAAAPRRVSTRDTLSQTLMMAWRALKKMRRNPEQFFDVALQPLLFTAMFAFIFGGAIAGDVASYLPLMIPGIVAQTVLTTCMATGTQLREDMEKGVFDRFKSLPIARIAPLAGPMVADLLRYTIAATLTFAMGLVMGYRPDGGPAGVLAAILLAVVTGWSLAWAFTWVGTIARSAQAVQGISMMILFPLTFLSNAFVPVETLPGWLAAFVRINPVSHLVTATRDLANHAVVSGEVGWTLLACAVVIAIFAPLSVRSYKRHM; encoded by the coding sequence ATGAGCACCGTGATCGCACCCACCCGCGAGGCGGTGGGGATCGCCGACCGCGTGGCGGCCGCCCCGCGGCGCGTCTCCACGCGGGACACGCTCAGCCAGACCCTGATGATGGCGTGGCGGGCGCTCAAGAAGATGCGCCGCAACCCGGAGCAGTTCTTCGACGTGGCGCTGCAGCCCCTCCTGTTCACCGCCATGTTCGCCTTCATCTTCGGCGGCGCCATCGCCGGCGACGTGGCGAGCTATCTCCCCCTGATGATCCCCGGCATCGTCGCCCAGACGGTGCTGACGACGTGCATGGCCACGGGCACCCAGCTCCGCGAGGACATGGAGAAGGGCGTCTTCGACCGGTTCAAGTCGCTGCCGATCGCCCGGATCGCACCGCTCGCCGGCCCGATGGTGGCCGACCTGCTGCGCTACACGATCGCGGCCACGCTGACCTTCGCCATGGGCCTCGTGATGGGCTACCGCCCGGACGGCGGGCCGGCCGGAGTGCTCGCCGCGATCCTGCTGGCGGTCGTCACGGGCTGGTCGCTGGCGTGGGCCTTCACCTGGGTCGGCACGATCGCCCGGAGCGCCCAGGCCGTGCAGGGCATCTCGATGATGATCCTCTTTCCGCTGACGTTCCTGTCGAACGCGTTCGTCCCGGTCGAGACGCTGCCCGGCTGGCTGGCCGCGTTCGTCCGGATCAACCCGGTCTCACACCTGGTCACGGCCACCCGAGACCTCGCCAACCACGCAGTCGTCAGTGGAGAGGTGGGCTGGACGCTCCTCGCGTGCGCCGTCGTCATCGCGATCTTCGCGCCGTTGTCGGTGCGCAGCTACAAGCGGCACATGTGA